In Brachyhypopomus gauderio isolate BG-103 unplaced genomic scaffold, BGAUD_0.2 sc97, whole genome shotgun sequence, the following are encoded in one genomic region:
- the LOC143496617 gene encoding zinc-binding protein A33-like, with translation MMRRKIEEMSGEIASLSDQIRNTEKEMEADDIPFLLNVSSTLKQVHHTPKQHENVSGALINVAKHLSNLKFRVWERMQKILQYYPVTLDPNTAHPHLHLSDDLTTVEHRPQKSLLPDNTERFAESVCVLGSEGFNSGTHCWDVDVGHSEFWSVGVIRESEWRKGGRVWGSVWSMNHRKFTGKYWTQCPGHRAHLLTCTEKVQRVRVQLDWDKGKVTFTDLLTSSHLHTITHTFTHTVFPLFWNYSSFPVRILPAKISVTVEQQS, from the exons atgatgaggaggaagattgaggagatgagtggagaaatagcatctctttcagatcagatcagaaacacagagaaggagatggaagctgatgacatcccgttcttacta aacgtgtcgtccacattgaaaca agttcatcacaccccaaaacaacatgagaatgtgtcaggagctctgatcaatgtagcaaaacatctttccaacctgaagttcagagtctgggagagaatgcagaagattctccagtact accctgttactctggaccccaacactgcacatccacacctccacctgtctgatgatctcactactgtagaacacagaccacagaaatcactgcttcctgataatACAGAGAGATTtgctgagtctgtgtgtgtcctgggctctgagggctttaactcagggacacactgctgggatgttgatgttggacACAGTGAATTCTGGTCAGTGGGTGTAATTAGAGAGTCTGaatggagaaagggagggagggtcTGGGGTTCAGTGTGGAGTATGAACCACAGGAAATTCACTGGTAAATACTGGACACAGTGCCCAGGACACAGGGCCCACCTCCTTACATGTACAGAGAAAGTACAGAGGGTCAGggttcagctggactgggacaaggggaaagtgacattcactgatcttctaaccagttcacacctgcacactataacacacacttttactcacACTGTTTTCCCTTTATTCTGGAATTACAGTTCCTTTCCTGTGAGGATCTTGCCAGCAAAGATATCAGTAACAGTGGAACAGCAAAGTTAA